ACCCATTTGCCCGTCAGGCAAACCTACGTTCTCGCCGCTTGCCTGAAGTTGAGAATGCGGATACGTAGCCAACAGGCTATCCCAATACGGCGTCGGAGTGTTGAATATCACATCGTCTTTCTGGTGGTCTCCACAACCCCAACCGTCCAAAATCATTAAAAGAGCTTTCTTAGCCATAATCTTATTTTGTTTAAAGTTGATGTATCATGTTTTACAGCATGCAAAAATACAAAATATCTGCCTTATAACGTATCTTTTGATAAATTTTAAGACGGTTGGGGCATGTTATCAATACAAATCCCGTGTCTGAATATCATCCGACCAATGGTGGTCTTTCGGGAAAGGCTGCTCGCTCCAGGCTTTCTTGCTCGTCCAGTCACGGGGCGCATCGGTCCAGAAAGCGTCCGATGCAGGAAGTCCTAACGGAAGGAAGGCAAGCGAAGTCATATAAAGGCTTCCGTTATTGGTATACCAGTCGGCAACATTGGGCTGGCGTCCCGTAAAGCCGATAGTAAGAAAACCGCCCTCATTGAAATTGTTTCCCGATGCAAACATGCGCTTCATCACGGCGGTCAGCCCGCAACGCACCTGAGCCGGAGTAACCCCTGCCGGCAACTCTTTATACCATGCCATGAGTGCCAAAGGCTGCATGGTCGCCATCCGGTAAGGAATCGAACGCCCGAATACCGGGAATGTCCCTTCCGGAGAAATAAAACGCTCCAACACCAGACTGAACTTCTGGGCACGTTTCAACGCGCGCTGGTAGTACTTCGGATAGTCCAGGCGCGAATGCTTATCGGCATCAATCAGCGCATCAAGGGTTTCGAGGTACATGGGATGGAACACATAGCTGCTATAATAATCAAACGCGAACGAAGGACCGTCGGCATACCATCCGTCGCCCGTATACCACTCTTCTACCTTGCGGATAGCCGAATTGATGCGGTACATGTCAAACGGTGCTCCGGCTTTTGCCAGAAAACTCTCGATGGTAGCCGAGAAAAGCAGCCAGTTGGTATAAGGCGGGTCGATGCGGCGCATTTGGGTAAACTCTTCAATATAGCGCTTCTTGGTCGTTTCGTCCAAAGGCATCCACAATTGGTCGAATGCACGGAGGAAGCTTTCAGCCACGTATGCCGCATCCACCAAGGGCTGGCCTTCGTTGCGCCATAACAAATAGTCGGGCGAATTAGGGTCTACCGCATTCGCGTATGCCTTCAACGCCCATTCACGCAATTGTTTGCGCATGGCTCCTTCTTCGGTATTGTCATCGGGCAAAGCCAGCCAGGGAGCGATGCCCGCCATCAGGCGTCCGAAGCATTCCATATAGGTCACCCGCTTGTCGCGTCCGTCCCAGGTCGGGCTTACCTCTACCTGCATGTTCTTTTGAAGTTCCCCTTTCGCCATGTTGCTCAATACAGGCTCTGCCATCTGATAAGCAAGCTGGCACCAATACGCACGGTCGGCCTGCGTACCGGCTTCGAGATAACGCACGTATTCGCATGCCGCCAAGAGGAAAGCGCCTACTCCGAAGTTAGCCGTAGACTTTGCGTCTACCACCTGCCCCGGTATGGCTTTCTCGCCAATCGGTTGCACATACCCCACCGAGCCGTCTTTCTGCAACGCCGTTTCCGACAGGTATTTCCATGCTTTCCGGATAACGGGCATGTAGGTGGCTTCATCCAGATAGCCGTGATTTACTCCCCACAACATGCCGTAGGTAAAGAAAGCGGTCCCGCTTGTCTCCGGTCCGGGAGCGTGTTCGGGGTCCATCATGCTCCGTGTCCAATAGCCTTCGGGCTGCTGGATAGCCGCAACGGCTTTCGCCATCTTCTGGAACTTCTCTACAAAGAACGCACGATGCGCATAGTCTTCAGGCAAGTCTTTCAGCACTTTTGCCAGACCTGCCAATACCCATCCGTCGCCCCGTGCCCAAAAGTCTTTCTTTCCGTTCAGGCTTTTGTGCTTCGGATACACATACTTCGCGTCACGATAATACAGGTTCTCGTCTTTATCGAACATGATGCTATCCGAGTAAAGCAGGTACTCATACAGTTTTTCCAAATAGAGCGGGTTATGGGTAATCTTGTAAAGCTTGGTCATGACCGGCATCACCATATACAGACCGTCGCTCCACCACCAATAATCGTGATTGGGCGTGCTCATCTCGTATTCCATCACCTCGCGTGCCCGGCGGATTTTCTTGTCATCCGGGTCGAGCATATACAGGTCGGCATACGTCTGGAAACAAATCTGATAATCGCCGAACAATACATACTCATCGCTCTCGCCATACGAATATTTCCATTCCGAGCGGTTATCGCTCTTCGCGCCTTTCCATTCGTTATGCGTAGCCCATGCCTCGGAATACGCACGGTACGCTTCATTTCCGGTCAGGAAATAAGCCTCCATGTTTCCGGTATGATAAGCGGCATTGTCCCAGAAGGAACGCACTTCGGGCGAATTAACCGCTTGCCAGTGCTGATTGACCTTATCAATGATTTTCCGCACCTGCTCTGCCTCGGAAGGCTTGGCAAGCGCACTTGCAAAAGGTAATAAAGCGAGCAAGAACAACATTGCTCCTTTCCATACTTGTTTCATGATTCTTATGTTTTTAAAGTTAATAAATTCATTTTTTCATCCGTCAGGC
The Phocaeicola salanitronis DSM 18170 genome window above contains:
- a CDS encoding DUF2264 domain-containing protein, translating into MLFLLALLPFASALAKPSEAEQVRKIIDKVNQHWQAVNSPEVRSFWDNAAYHTGNMEAYFLTGNEAYRAYSEAWATHNEWKGAKSDNRSEWKYSYGESDEYVLFGDYQICFQTYADLYMLDPDDKKIRRAREVMEYEMSTPNHDYWWWSDGLYMVMPVMTKLYKITHNPLYLEKLYEYLLYSDSIMFDKDENLYYRDAKYVYPKHKSLNGKKDFWARGDGWVLAGLAKVLKDLPEDYAHRAFFVEKFQKMAKAVAAIQQPEGYWTRSMMDPEHAPGPETSGTAFFTYGMLWGVNHGYLDEATYMPVIRKAWKYLSETALQKDGSVGYVQPIGEKAIPGQVVDAKSTANFGVGAFLLAACEYVRYLEAGTQADRAYWCQLAYQMAEPVLSNMAKGELQKNMQVEVSPTWDGRDKRVTYMECFGRLMAGIAPWLALPDDNTEEGAMRKQLREWALKAYANAVDPNSPDYLLWRNEGQPLVDAAYVAESFLRAFDQLWMPLDETTKKRYIEEFTQMRRIDPPYTNWLLFSATIESFLAKAGAPFDMYRINSAIRKVEEWYTGDGWYADGPSFAFDYYSSYVFHPMYLETLDALIDADKHSRLDYPKYYQRALKRAQKFSLVLERFISPEGTFPVFGRSIPYRMATMQPLALMAWYKELPAGVTPAQVRCGLTAVMKRMFASGNNFNEGGFLTIGFTGRQPNVADWYTNNGSLYMTSLAFLPLGLPASDAFWTDAPRDWTSKKAWSEQPFPKDHHWSDDIQTRDLY